A DNA window from Macadamia integrifolia cultivar HAES 741 chromosome 4, SCU_Mint_v3, whole genome shotgun sequence contains the following coding sequences:
- the LOC122076079 gene encoding amino acid transporter AVT1I-like — protein sequence MGVGVDDGFSLTTPLMLDEEQHRPFVVKDVRVEDVEANPYLRSTGTATFFKTCFNGLNALSGVGILSVPYALSEGGWLSLILLFLIAAATFYTALLIRRCMDVDKRITTYPEVGELAFGYKGRMVISIFMYTELYLVATGFLILEGDNLYNLFPNMVLEAAGLRIGGRESFIILVALIILPSVLLDNLSILSYVSATGVLASFIIIGAVFWTGAVDEVGFHGKGRLLNLSGIPTAVSLYAFCYCAHPVFPTLYTSMRHQHQFSKVLLFCFVVCTMSYASMAILGYLMYGSDISSQVTLNLPTGKLSSKIAIYTTLVNPITKYALMITPIVSAIENWLPCHYKNKLISLLIRSLLLISTVIVALTVPFFESLMALVGAFLSASASIILPCLCYLKISGNYRRWGTELVIVVGIMLMGVLVVVVGTYTSLLEIVGHL from the exons ATGGGGGTGGGTGTTGATGATGGGTTTTCCCTGACAACGCCGCTCATGCTTGATGAGGAGCAACACCGGCCATTTGTGGTTAAGGATGTGAGAGTTGAGGATGTAGAAGCCAACCCTTACCTTCGTAGTACAGGCACCGCTACCTTCTTCAAGACTTGCTTCAATGGGCTCAACGCTTTgtcag GGGTCGGGATACTATCAGTTCCATATGCACTATCAGAAGGAGGGTGGTTGAGTTTGatacttctttttttaattgccGCTGCAACTTTCTACACAGCCTTGTTAATTCGAAGGTGCATGGATGTCGATAAACGCATAACGACTTACCCAGAAGTCGGTGAACTAGCATTTGGGTACAAAGGGAGAATGGTGATATCAATTTTCATGTATACAGAGCTGTATTTAGTTGCAACTGGATTCTTGATATTAGAAGGGGATAACTTATATAATCTGTTCCCCAATATGGTCTTGGAGGCTGCAGGATTAAGAATTGGAGGGAGGGAAAGTTTTATTATACTTGTTGCCCTCATCATATTGCCTTCAGTGTTGTTGGATAACTTGAGCATTCTCTCTTATGTTTCTGCCACTGGGGTGTTGGCCTCTTTTATTATAATTGGCGCTGTTTTCTGGACTGGAGCAGTTGATGAAGTTGGGTTTCATGGAAAAGGAAGGCTTTTGAATTTGAGTGGTATCCCTACTGCTGTCAGTTTATATGCTTTCTGCTATTGTGCTCATCCAGTATTCCCCACTTTATATACTTCTATGAGACACCAACATCAGTTTTCCAAG GTCTTGTTGTTTTGCTTTGTTGTGTGTACTATGAGCTATGCATCAATGGCTATATTGGGTTACCTTATGTATGGATCAGATATATCTTCTCAAGTGACACTGAACCTGCCAACTGGGAAACTTAGCTCCAAGATAGCAATATACACTACTTTGGTGAATCCAATAACGAAGTACGCATTGATGATTACTCCAATCGTGAGTGCTATTGAGAATTGGCTTCCATGTCATTACAAAAATAAGCTCATAAGCCTCTTGATTCGGAGTTTATTATTGATTAGTACAGTCATTGTGGCCTTGACTGTTCCATTTTTTGAGTCTCTGATGGCACTTGTAGGAGCATTTCTAAGCGCGTCGGCTTCGATTATACTGCCATGTCTGTGTTACTTGAAAATCTCAGGAAATTATAGAAGATGGGGAACTGAGCTGGTGATTGTTGTGGGTATCATGTTAATGGGAGTATTGGTTGTAGTTGTAGGTACTTATACATCTTTGCTCGAAATTGTTGGTCATTTGTAG